AAGCTGCTCTTTCATTAAAACCGTTCCTTTCGCATTAAAATAAAATTATTAATTTCGGGGTTTGAGAAAAATAAAGAAACAAAAAACGCCTTCGTCCCTCATGAAAGGGACGAAGGCGCAAATCCTCCGCGGTACCACCCTGATTTTTGCCAAAGAGCAAACACTCTCGCGGTCTTTAACGGGACCGTCCGTCACCACCTACAAGAAAATCTTTCAGCGGCGCCGCTCCAAAGCGAAATCCACAACTGCAAACCAGCGGGCGGCTTTCAGCCTCGGCCAGCCCTCTCTTTGACTGATTTTAATCTGCAGCAGCGGTGACTTTTTCACAGCGTTTAATCATAACATTATTTTTTATCATATCACAATAGAGGAAAAAATACAATCCCTTTTTACATATTTGGGCAATACCGCTGATGGTTTGTTTTTAATTGAAGGAATAAGCAATGGAGCCTTAAAACATGATATATAAAGTTAACATCTTATTCATTGTAAAGTATATACGATTATGCTATAATACCAGATTGAAAGGAGCTTAGCATATGGACAATTTCGTTGAACTACTTGTTAAAAGAAAAAATTCTCCTAAACATATCGTATTAAAGGCTTTAGCCATTATCGGAGGAATCATCATTGAAATCTTATTGGCAGGATTGCTGTTAATAGCTGCATCTTGGTCGTTTATCATTTTACTGGCTATGGTTGGTGTAATTTATGGCTTGTGGTATTTGTTCAGATACTTTAATATTGAGTATGAATATATCGTAACTAACAGCGAGATGGATGTAGACAAAATCATTTCCCAGTCAAAGAGAAAAAGGATAACGACGATTAATTTCAAAACCATGGAAATCATGGCTCCTATGGGCGGGATGCATAAAAGGGAATTTGAGAACCCATCTATCCCAAAGACAATAGACGCTTCAATTTCTCCGAACGAAAAGGGCGCTTACTTCATAGTTACAAGTACAGAAAAACTTGGCCATTTCCGCCTTATTTTCAGCCCTAATGAAAAGATTATAGAAATTGCCAAGGCGGTTGCGCCCCGGAAGGTATTTACAGACTAATAAGTATGGTATAATTTAAAAGGTCCGCCTTTTCCATAAGGAAGGCGGCTTTTGTTTATAATAAGATACTATGTCCGAAATTTGAGAGCTATGGGAGGTAACTATGCTTGTTGTCACTTGTGCTCAGATGAGACAAATGGAGAAAGACGCTGAAAACATCGGAATTTCATCGTTAAGGCTGATGGAAAACGCGGGCAGCGCGGCGGCACGCTATATCAGGGAATCGGATAAAGTCGCCGGCAAACGCTGCCTTATTTTATGTGGTCAGGGCAATAACGGCGGCGACGGGTTTGTGGTCGCCAGAAAGCTTCTTGAGCATGGCGCAGATGTCAGAGTAATTCTGGTCAGCGGTAATCCAAAAACACCGGAAGCGCAGGAAATGTTGGA
This DNA window, taken from [Clostridium] cellulosi, encodes the following:
- a CDS encoding putative membrane protein (Hypothetical protein): MDNFVELLVKRKNSPKHIVLKALAIIGGIIIEILLAGLLLIAASWSFIILLAMVGVIYGLWYLFRYFNIEYEYIVTNSEMDVDKIISQSKRKRITTINFKTMEIMAPMGGMHKREFENPSIPKTIDASISPNEKGAYFIVTSTEKLGHFRLIFSPNEKIIEIAKAVAPRKVFTD